One window from the genome of Haliaeetus albicilla chromosome 26, bHalAlb1.1, whole genome shotgun sequence encodes:
- the LOC138682017 gene encoding ectonucleoside triphosphate diphosphohydrolase 8-like, producing the protein MQMHLLRVVGWSSAAVLGVLGVAVFLLVLTLVKDAALPTRNKYGLVFDAGSMHTALYIYRWPTDKENSTGIVSQVEACTVSGPGISSYADNATGAGASLKPCLDKAMTIIPAEQQRETPTYLGATAGMRLLREQNSTKAEQVFAEVAKAIGEYPVDFRGARILTGNEEGSFGWITVNYLLETLVKCSFTGKWIHPPAEDVVGALDLGGASTQIAFLPGTTIDDSSTRVVLRLYGTNYSIYTHSYLCYGQNQALKMLMASLHRGSPSPQQISHPCYPKGYQENITTADLYNSPCVRAPSTPSPAQVLTVTGTGDPAACTTAIQKLFNFSCGANRTCGFNGVYQPPVRGQFFAFSGLYHNFHFLNLTGGQSLTSVNATIGQFCTSSWEKVQKEFPTVGRTHLRDACAASFYTLALLLQGYKFNHMTWLNIHFVPQVANVDMGWTLGYMLNLTNIIPSETPQRVIGLQRSNWIATTVLLAVILILIFCLLTVICCQKNSSSYESL; encoded by the exons ATGCAGATGCACCTGCTCAGGGTGGTGGGCTGGAGCTCAGCAGCCGTGCTGGGAGTGCTGGGGGTGGCCGTCTTCCTCCTGGTCCTGACCCTGGTGAAGGACGCTGCCCTTCCTACGAGGAACAAA tACGGTCTGGTGTTTGATGCTGGCTCCATGCACACGGCTCTCTACATCTACCGGTGGCCCACAGACAAGGAGAACAGCACTGGCATCGTCTCCCAGGTGGAGGCCTGCACTGTATCTG GACCTGGCATCTCCAGCTACGCAGACAATGCCACTGGGGCTGGAGCCAGCCTGAAGCCCTGCCTGGACAAGGCCATGACGATCATCCCGGCAGAGCAGCAGCGGGAGACCCCCACCTACCTGGGGGCCACAGCGGGCATGCGGCTGCTGAG ggagcagaaCAGCACCAAGGCCGAGCAGGTCTTCGCTGAGGTTGCCAAGGCCATTGGCGAGTACCCTGTGGACTTCCGCGGAGCTCGGATCCTCACGGGGAACGAGGAGGGGTCCTTTGGCTGGATCACCGTCAACTACCTGCTGGAGACGCTCGTCAAG TGCTCCTTCACAGGCAAGTGGATCCACCCGCCAGCAGAGGATGTGGTCGGAGCTCTGGACCTCGGCGGGGCTTCAACCCAGATCGCATTCCTTCCTGGGACCACCATAGATGACAGCAGCACGAGAGTCGTCCTCAGGCTGTACGGGACCAACTACTCCATTTATACCCATAGCTACCTCTGCTACGGGCAAAATCAAGCCCTGAAGATGCTGATGGCATCCTTACACCGG GGCAGCCCGTCTCCCCAGCAGATATCACACCCCTGCTACCCCAAGGGATACCAGGAGAACATCACCACGGCAGACCTCTACAACAGTCCCTGTGTCCGTGCACCAAGCACACCCAGCCCTGCACAGGTCCTCACGGTGACGGGGACAGGGGACCCAGCAGCATGCACCACTGCCATCCAGAAACTCTTCAACTTCAGCTGTGGGGCCAACAGGACGTGCGGGTTCAATGGGGTTTATCAGCCGCCTGTGCGGGGACAGTTCTTC GCCTTTTCGGGGCTTTATCACAACTTTCACTTTCTGAACCTGACTGGAGGGCAGTCTCTGACCTCGGTCAATGCCACCATTGGGCAGTTCTGCACCAGTAGCTGGGAGAAG GTGCAGAAGGAGTTCCCCACCGTGGGCAGGACCCACCTCCGTGATGCCTGCGCAGCCAGTTTCTACACCCTCGCCCTTCTCCTGCAAGGCTACAAATTCAACCACATGACATGGCTTAACATCCACTTTGTCCCGCAG GTCGCTAATGTAGACATGGGCTGGACTCTGGGCTACATGCTCAATCTCACCAACATAATTCCCTCAGAGACTCCCCAGAGAGTCATAGGGCTCCAGAGAAGCAACTGGATAGCAACCACAGTTTTACTGGCTGTCATTCTCATCCTCATCTTCTGCCTGCTCACAGTCATATGCTGCCAGAAAAATTCCTCCAGTTATGAGAGTCTCTAG
- the ENTPD8 gene encoding ectonucleoside triphosphate diphosphohydrolase 8: MDYKAKAVVGLLAATCVFSIIALILSVVNVKDVFLPPSTKYGLVFDAGSTHTALYIYQWPADKENGTGIVSQVEACTVSGPGISSYADNATGAGASLKPCLDKAMTIIPAEQQRETPTYLGATAGMRLLREQNSTKAEQVFAEVAKAIGEYPVDFRGARILTGNEEGSFGWITVNYLLETLVKFSFAEKWEHPQDTEVLGALDLGGASTQITFQPEVTIEDKNTSVFFRLYGTNYSLYTHSYLCYGQTQALKMLLAALHQGSPSPQQISHPCYPKGYQENITTADLYNSPCVRAPSTPSPAQVLTVTGTGDPAACTTAIQKLFNFSCGANRTCGFNGVYQPPVRGQFFAFAGFYYTFHFLNLTSKQSLNDINSTIQTFCQKNWTELVENFPQEKGYLHTYCSVGIYILTLLLDGYKFNEHTWSSIHFSQQAANTDIGWTLGFMLNFTNMIPTEALEHVKGHQPGLWAGAISFIVLAIVAGLVAVFLQCFWKTK; this comes from the exons ATGGACTACAAAGCCAAGGCTGTTGTAGGTCTCCTGGCAGCCACCTGTGTCTTCAGCATCATTGCCCTCATTCTGAGTGTCGTGAATgtgaaggatgtgtttctgcctCCCAGCACCAAG tATGGTCTGGTGTTTGATGCGGGCTCCACGCACACGGCTCTCTACATCTACCAGTGGCCTGCAGACAAGGAGAATGGCACTGGCATTGTCTCCCAGGTGGAAGCCTGCACTGTGTCTG GACCTGGCATCTCCAGCTACGCAGACAATGCCACTGGGGCTGGAGCCAGCCTGAAGCCCTGCCTGGACAAGGCCATGACGATCATCCCGGCAGAGCAGCAGCGGGAGACCCCCACCTACCTGGGGGCCACAGCGGGCATGCGGCTGCTGAG ggagcagaaCAGCACCAAGGCCGAGCAGGTCTTCGCTGAGGTTGCCAAGGCCATTGGCGAGTACCCTGTGGACTTCCGCGGAGCTCGGATCCTCACGGGGAACGAGGAGGGGTCCTTTGGCTGGATCACCGTCAACTACCTGCTGGAGACGCTCGTCAAG TTTTCCTTTGCAGAGAAATGGGAACATCCACAGGACACTGAGGTTCTCGGAGCTCTGGACCTTGGAGGTGCCTCGACACAAATAACCTTCCAGCCTGAAGTCACCATTGAGGACAAGAACACATCTGTCTTCTTCAGGCTGTACGGCACCAACTACTCACTCTACACCCACAGCTACCTCTGCTACGGGCAGACACAGGCCTTGAAGATGCTGCTGGCAGCTCTCCACCAG GGCAGCCCGTCTCCCCAGCAGATATCACACCCCTGCTACCCCAAGGGATACCAGGAGAACATCACCACGGCAGACCTCTACAACAGTCCCTGTGTCCGTGCACCAAGCACACCCAGCCCTGCACAGGTCCTCACGGTGACGGGGACAGGGGACCCAGCAGCATGCACCACTGCCATCCAGAAACTCTTCAACTTCAGCTGTGGGGCCAACAGGACGTGCGGGTTCAATGGGGTTTATCAGCCGCCTGTGCGGGGACAGTTCTTC GCCTTCGCTGGGTTCTACTACACCTTCCACTTCCTGAACCTGACAAGCAAGCAGTCTCTAAATGACATCAACTCCACGATCCAGACCTTCTGCCAGAAGAACTGGACGGAG CTGGTGGAGAACTTTCCGCAGGAGAAGGGGTACCTACACACATACTGCTCTGTGGGGATTTACATCTTGACGCTGCTGCTCGATGGCTACAAGTTCAACGAGCACACATGGAGCAGCATCCACTTCAGCCAGCAG GCAGCAAACACAGACATCGGATGGACACTGGGCTTCATGCTGAACTTCACCAACATGATCCCCACAGAGGCTCTGGAACATGTCAAGGGGCACCAGCCTGGTCTGTGGGCAGGTGCCATCTCTTTCATTGTGCTGGCCATAGTGGCAGGCCTGGTGGCTGTTTTCCTCCAGTGTTTCTGGAAAACCAAGTAG